GAAttcatctttgttttatttgtaacatcggaCATATCTCTTAATATTCTTTTCTgtgttaataattttattaaattggGGTATTAAACATAAAAAGGATGGCAAACAGTATTTTATATGATCagaaaacatattacattttatttttaaaataccaCAAAAACATCAAATCCAGGGGCCAAATATTTCCtcttaatggaaaagttcattctTGACATTATTCCATTAAtgatgttttgaacactttttgtTAAACTGTAAATGGTTATTTTATAATGTTGCTATAAATACTAAATTACTGatatttttaagttacttttaccAAATAGAAAAATTtgatttgaatgtaaatgtgaatcTAAACTCTCACaagttctgtttgtttgtttgtttcagcgTGTGTACTGTGGTCACGAGTACACCATCAACAATTTGAAATTTGCACGGCATGTTGAGCCAAATAATGAAGCCATTCAAACAAAATTAGCGTGGGCCAAGGTATTTAACTTTCTTCTTTAACCCTTATATTCTTTACAAATGTTTCCCTTACAAAGTGTACAAAAGAATAAGCTTTATTTTATACTGATAGGAGAAATATAACAATGGAGAGCCCACCATTCCTTCCACGGTGGCAGATGAGTTCACATTTAACCCATTCATGAGAGTCAGGTACTGTATGTGCAATTATTCTCAACATTGCATCACCAACTTGCACTTCCTGTCTTTTACATGATCTTGACTTCTGAGTAACACAAACTTTGGTTGAACTCAGAATAATATTGTTGGGCAACAAGGAAGTGGAGTTCATAgtaatgtttttaaacattttattggcTTGAACtcgaaaaactgaaaaatgtaaaagcatTAACAGAAAAAGGAAAGAAGAAACAAAGCATAAAATGCACatacaattaaatataatattaatttaaaaatgaaaacaaacaaacaacaataaagcaatgatttgaaaaaatattttctcttttccttgtgtttgaaaaacagaaaaaaacaaagctCTTTTCCTTGTATTTAAAACATAAGggcaacaaaaacaaataaataaacaacaaagcaataattgtttttaaatcaatTCAAATTTCCTTTTTTGAAaagctaaaaaaattaaaaaaagaccaaaaaataaaataaaataaataataataataataataaagcaatgaTTGTTTTATAAtccattttgatttattttgtattgtgtttgaaatacacatacaaatgaaaaacaaagacaacaaaaataaaataaaggcatcaaaaacaaacaaatgaataaaatacaaagcaataattgttttaaaatcaattcaGATTTCCTTgtttgaaaaactgaaaaataaaagacaatgaaaatacaatattaaaataaacaataaattcaAACAATAATTGTTTCAATTTCTTTTGCATATCCTTGTGAaaaacagacaacaaaccacatacagatacacaaaataaataaaaaagtaaagcaaatttgttttaaaatctatttttatttgataaactgaaaaaattaaaaacaaagacaacaaaagccaacattttaaaataaataaaatacaaagcaataattgttttaaaatcaattcaGATTTCcttgtttgaaaaaataaaagttacaaataaataaataaattataaattaagcaatgattattttataattaattttgattTCTTTTGTATTTCCTTGTGTTTGGAAAATGGAATAATTGAAaaacaaagacaacaaaaaactaaaataaacaaaattaatttaaaatattaagaaattgttttaaaatcaattttgatTGCTTTCACATTTCCTTGTGTTTGAAAAActgaaaactgaagaaaaaaaacaaagacaaaaaaaaaaaaaaaaaatatatatatatatatatataaaaaaaataaacatttcaaaagatAAAGCAgtgattgttttaaaaaaaaaatattgtttaatttttaattcctTGTGTTTACACATCAGAGAGAAGTCTGTACAGGAGCATGCTGGGACCAGTGACCCAATTGAAGTCATGAGGAGCATCCGTAAGGAGAAAGACAGCTTTAGGGTTCCGAAGGATTGAGCCCATGTCATTTCAGGCTCGTCATCACAGTACGATTATCTCTGCTTGACATTTCACTAACAATAGCAGAACTTCATGCAGACGCAAGGTTCATGGAAACTTTAGTTGCATTTACATGCGCTCCATTGAAAGCAATAGCACAATTATTGACCTGTTTATTTTTATGAAGTCAACTAATGGTCTAAAATGAGCAATACACAAGATTGTTTACCTGTATAACAGTGTATTTACCTAAATCATTGTTGCAAGCAATACatctaattgaaaaaaaaaattatatactcatatatatatactgtttatatgtaCATTTGCAAATGTTTTCACTGTTAATCTGCATATAAAAGAAGTTATGATCATGCACTAGCTCTGTGTTATAAGTTACACTTTATTATGTAAGTTTACTTaagttttaaattgtaattttgacattttcaggCTTTGTCACTTTTCTGAAGGATCCGGGCCATGTTTGTCTAAATgtgcaatgttttattttgtaaatcaaaaagaaatattttatattttgagaTATTATTGGGTCTTATGAACAATTGTCAATAAGAGGTGTTCCAACAAAACAATGTTATGTATTTTCATATCCATCTTAAAATTGTTTTTGATTgaattgcttttattttgaatgtagACAATTTCGAACACTGGATATATTCGTTTCAGTTTTTTCACCTTGTTTTGTTTAAGCTCaaacagttgttgttgttgtttcagttGATCTTGCACTTTCTGTCATCAGAAGTAACAGAGAAGATCTAATAGTGCTCAATCTCAAAGTCTTAAATGTTAAAGTAACTgctgtttgcttttgttttaaatatatataattaaattacatttcaaatataTTGCTTGTTTATATATGCaaactataaaataaaaacaatgaatgtTCTATAGATTTGTACAATTGTAACTGAAAAGAATGCAAACAGTGAAACTATTCTTAAGTGTTGATGTGTGTGGCTGGATTGTGTAACTGTTACATCAAGTAACTACAGTTAAAGATTTGAATATATTATACTTTGAATAGATTGTATGAGAAGTGTGCTAACGGGTTTACCTGAAAGTACTTTATCTCTGTATGAGATAACTAAATGTATTGTCTTTACAGGGAATTATGCCATACGCTGTATCAGATTCACCTCTTGAAATACCATACATTGTCCATATATGCTCAAACTTATGTGAATCTTTGTGAATCATCCTCTCTAAACCCAAGAAATAAAATCAGGCACtttattattaacaaaaaaatgaaaacagtaaataaattcacaaatacatgaaaaatgttatatatacatGGAATGATTacatacataattatgttattaTCATAACCAAAATACATTCttaagaaaacagaaaatattgTTTTTGGTGCATACAACCATAAATTCTAGCAGGATCACTTTAGACAAGACACTCTTTTGCATTCATAATGTTCAGGTATCAcacatcaaaaataaaataaaaaatgataataataataataataaaaagaaactataaatgaaaatgtatggcaatgttaaaaaaaacaaaatcaaacggTGGGTCTTATCAAGATGTATGGCTAAAATAATATGCAAAGGCCtctttgatatgaaaaaaaaaaaaaagcatgtcccAACCAGACATTTTCAGCATTTGCTTTTAATATTTGCTTGAGGAAAACATACTTAATCAGTCTGTTCAATTATTTCCATATTTGTACAACACATGATTATGAGTGTTAAGCTGGTGTAGTGTCAAATCCATGCTAAAgatggacttaaagggatagttcacccataaattaaaattctgtcattatttactaaccctcatgttgttttaaacccctacatctttcttcagtggaacactaaATATGATATGCAGAATGgtagtcaccatttattttcagtgaaaaatgcaataaaatgtgcatggtgactgaggctaacattctgcttaacatttccTGTGTACTCCacagaaaaaaggaagtcatattGGTTtcaaacaacaagagggtgagtaaatgatgacagaattttcatttgtgggtgaactgttcctttgaaAGGTCCAAACAAACAACAGAAATTGTTAATCAGTGTCTCAGAAACATCTAGGCTCTTCACCACTTTATACTGAGTCCACTGGTGTTTTTTTCTACTGCGTGGTACTGTGTGTGGAGTAACAGTCTGGCTTTCTCCTCTCCAACGCTTTCTAACCAGCTGTGGTAAAGTTCAGCCACTCGTGTGTCCTCCTCAGGCGTCGAGGTGCGTTCAGCGCCATACAATTCTTCTACCTGCTGAAGCAACTCCTTTTTGGATTGTTCTGATGACGGCTTGAGCTGCCCTCCGCCATTAAGGCATCCTAAAAATTTAAGTAAGAAAAAATTAGTGAATCAGATTGATATCACTGACCCACTAAACAAACACTATCCAAATTTTGGAATAGACGATATTCAAAAGTACTCTAGCAAAGGATTCAAATACTGAACAGTAAGGTCCTACTGTCATTTATTTGGTGTgtgctaaagcaagcatcactattattattgctcatacttcgggctaggggtttgttcaaatctctaactCCAAATATTAGCTAAACatgtgctacagacataaatgataccttAAATAATGTGGCTTGTCAAGGAGAGATGTGCTAATAGTTTTCTAAGTAATCGATGTCGAATTTTGCATGGACAAGTCCCACTCAAGAAAATATCAACAACTGTTAAaagttgaaaattctctcaacatttactcagcctcatttcatcccagaagtgtatgactttcttctgcttaacacaaggatttttagaagaatatttcagctctgtaggtccctataatgcaagtgaatgttaacCAAAACTTTTAGgctcaaaaaaagcacattaagggagcataaatgtaatcgataagactccagtagttaaattctttgactataaattctcctccctgcccagtaggtggcgatgtgcaatgagaattaccaaaaacaaaagaagaaaaatgtgaaagtgaaagtggagatttatagtaaacaatatacttaaatattgactGTTTCTCTGCCGCActtatgtcgcttctgaagatatggatttaacccctatatggattacttttatgctgcctttttatgctttttttagcttcaaagttttggaccctgttgacttgcattttatggacctacagagctgagatattcttttaaaaatctttctttgtgttcagcagaagaaagaaagtcatacacatctgggagggtatgaggatgagtaaatgatgaaagacttttaatttttgcgtgaactatccctgtaagaaCTTTGCAGAATTTCTTTACGTCTCACCTGATGGACATGCCATTACTTCTACAAAGTGATAAGGTGATTTCCCTCTTTTCAGCTTCTGCACCAGGTTCTGAATGTTCCGGAAGCCATAGACAGCAGCAAACTGCAACAGAACTGTACCATCCTTCTCTAGAGTCACTTCCTGGAAGTCCTTGTTTCTGTTagaaacaacagaaaaattacaaatacaaatgaaGGATTACAAGGAATTGTTAAATacaatcaattaaaataattaattgaccTATTTAACAAAGAAATGCATAATATTCcctttaaaaaagtaatgtaGTGCTACCATATTACGATGATGTTATcaagtgatatactgtatactaaaGTCAGACCAATAtgtcggttttacagattaatcggtgctgatagtttCTTTCTGGAACTTGACACCTTGCGGGGATTTGTTGTATCTAAATCTTTTATCATTGACAATAtctattcatatttttattctcacttcaatgcatattttgctattttgattagatatacccccccctcaaaaaaaaaaaaaaaaaaaaaaaaaaaaaatatatatatatatatatatatatatatatatatatatatatatatatatatatatatatatatatatatatacacacacacatacatgcatacaccgatgtgccaaaacattatgaccactcacaggtgaagagaataacgttgatcatctcctaacaaggccacatgtcaaggtctgggtagattagatggtaagcaaacaatcagttcttgtagtcaatgtgttgaatgcaggagaaatgggcaggagtaaagacctgagcaactctGACAAGGGCccaattgttatggccagaccactgggtcagagcatctgtGGGGTGCTCTGACACGTGCCACCtgcctaaacatcattgcagaccaggtacaccctttcatggtaatggtattccctgatggcagtggcttatttcagcaggataatgcgtcctgccacactgcacaaatTGTTCAGGAAggatttgaggaacatgatgaagagttcaaggtgttgccctggcctccacattccccagatctcaacaagtccgatccatggctgctccacctcgcaacttacaagacttgaaggatctgctgctaatgtcttggtgccagataccacaggacaccttcaggggtcttgcagagtccatgccttggcgggtcggcgctgttttggtggtacgtggaggaccaacagcttATTAGGCAGATGGTCATGATGGTCTGGTtcatcagtgtatatgtatatgtcagaagtttacacacaccttagccaaatacatttaaactcagtttttcacaaatcctgacatttaatcgtagaaaacttttgcctgtagttatcggtatctgcaaaatcggTTGACCATGGTAATGCATACCATGATGTATAATAAACCAATAATTTGTCAGAACTGGAAGTGGTAGCAAAAAAGACTGGTGCGAACAGTAAACCAAACCTGTAGTTAGCTAACCCAACAGTCCTCAAATGTTAGCCGTTACCTTTAAAAGGTCTGGTTAAGCTAAACTAAATTTTGTGCTGCGCTGTTGGCTGTCAAATCGCAATGGAAAAAACCAAGGGCTTCACTTTTATCAGATTCCATCAACAGATCTGACTGGACTGAAGAGATCATTTCCGGGACATCCAAAAATGCTTAACATGAAAAACGCTTAACGTGGCTTAGTGTACtaaaacagtgatatttaaaGACCAAATTCTGTATGCATCTTATTAATGATTCATACTATATACAGAGAAGCAGATGAGCCCAGAATTAACACGCAAAGTTGCACGTTAAGTGTTTTCCTCCCATAGAAAACTCGTCATAAAGAAAATGCTTAACGTGGCTTAATGTACTATAATAACGTGCATACTGAATTTGGTGTTCAAATATCACTGTTTTAGTACATTAAGCTACATTAAGCGTTTTCTTTATAACGGTTTTCTATGGGAGGAAATCGCTTAACGTGCAACTTGCGCATTGCGTTCAGATTCTGGGCTCATCTGCTTCTCTGTACATAGTATGCATCATCAGTAACATGCATACTGAATTTGGTGTTCAAATATTACTGTTTTAGTACATTAAGCCATGTTAAGCGTTTTTTACGTTAAGCGTTTTAGAATGGCCCTCATTTCCAACTCGGCTTTTCAGCAAACATTTTATTGCAGGCATGTTACAGGCATGTTATTAACTCGGAATTTCATTTAATGGATTATTATAACTAGCTATGTTACTTGCAATATTGTACCCAAACCTGAAGGCTAATTTTATTCAATATTATCTTTTAGCAATATTCAGAGGAACTAGCTAGTGCTAGCCgactaatctgtcaaatctaacacaacagtttgcCGGCTTTCTGCCACCGCTTACTGCGCATGCACTgcaatgtttgtaaacagtgggatTGGTCTATACAACAGTACTGAACGATTACTTTTTCATATACCATAGTATTTACAAGTACTCCCAAGTTCTTCAAAGTATACAGTGGTATTACTACGatacatgtacaaaaaaaaatgcaCGATTACCATGGTGCGCGCACAAAAACTTAGTATTATGCTAAaaattctaaaacattttaatgggtCAATTCAGACTTACTTCATTGTCTTGTATGTAAGTTCCTCTATTTCAACCCCGAAGAGTTGTTTGGCTGCATGTTTGCATATGTGATGAAGATACCCTCCTGATCCACTTCCTGCATGACTCAGCAACTCCTCTCCACATACATTACTGAACCTAAAGCAACACACATAATGGGGCCtgcgtagctcagtggtaaaatacgctggctaccaaccctggagttcgctagctcgctagttcgaatcccagggcgtgctgagtgactccagccaggtctcctaagcaaccaaattggcccggttgctagggagggtagagtcacatggggtaaactcctcgtggtcactataatgtggttcgttctcggtggagtGCGTGGCGAGTtcgtggcgtgaagcctccacacgtgctatgtctccttggcaacacgctcaacaagccacgtgataagatgcacgggttgactctCTAAGACggggaggcaactgggattcgtcctccaccacccggactgaggcaaatcactaagcgaccacgaggacttaaaagcacattgggaattgggcattccaaattgggaggagaaaaaaaacaacaacaacaaaaaaaaaaaaaacacacatacacaccaagaAATTCCCATGTGTTTtctccttaaaggggtcatgtatTATAACTTTTTTATCATTCAGAACTCACATTGAGTCTAGAGGTGCCGGTTCCACGTCCCTCAAAAAAACATTCTGCTCTTCCAACATCTTCAGAACTTCACCTGTGAACAAACCACACAGATGAGGGGCTGAGCCACATTCTTGCAACACATTTCACTTAGTTCATCCTTTTAATGATTTTACATTAACACACCTGAAGTGATGACACAGTCCACCTCTCTAGTCTCATACTTGCTCAGGTAGAAGTCTGGTCTTGAGGCCTCCAACTTCTTATCATAGCAAGGCATCACAGTCACATGGTAGATGTTCTGTGGTGAAACTCCCTATCAAAGCAGAGGATTTATATTGCAGATCCACATGGACATGGTTGTAGATATTGCATCAAACAGTTTAAAGGTACAAAAGGAAACACTGGCTTAAATTGTGAGAGGCATTTGTCACAAAGACAGTTTCTTGCTCTCTGAACAGAAGTTTAaaaagtggggtccaaaagtctatgaccacactgaaaatctgggatttttttccatgtaaataaacgtttgtttttttctctaggggtgggaatcacaaggtaaaTAGCGATACGATATAATATCGATATATAAATTCAATTCAAAACTACAATATACTGCAACATTTCACAgaatgtttctcattcatcttcaaCTGACTTAAGAGAACTGTCGCCAAATCCCCAAATGCATTGttttagtttatttcctaatatctatgtacaatgcaaagccataagcatataagaccataatggctccctatttctgtggttaggtcaatgtagttagtctttcaaaaaacaaattatagtatttatgaatacaacagtagcctaaacactttaaaaacattatttattacaacacagtttcaatacacaaaagtataatagaTTTTACCTAAAAGGTTAGCCTATTTTATATAATACTAACATTTATGTCAAAATacctcagttaatgttactactATAAAATCAGAAAACATTTTAGTAAGGAAGGGTGATTATGGGTAAAGCATGAAAACTGCACCTTCTAAGGGACTGTTGTTAAATTCCTAGGTTTGGTCAagagacattttttttccccatcaccataatgttaaagtggaaaaagttaataataatatcgATATTTGGAATGCAAATTTACTGGGCTTTTATGACCTGTATTTTAGTACCTTCTGAGCGGCGAAGTAACCCTTGACTAGAGATCCCATCATCTGCTGAGGTGAGCGGGTCGTACTGATATAAGGGAGGATAAATTCCCCATGAGTCTTCTCAGCATAACAAATCCACCCTGAATGAACATTTAACAAGAAGGTCACTTAACAAGAATAAAATCTCAGCAGGGAACAGATGTTAAGTCGGATGGCTTGGTCCCATAATAAAACACACTACCAAACATGGCAGAAAATAAAAGTAAGAAAACTTTTTGCAGAGCTATCTACATATATGCTCTtattagccaaaacattatgaccacctgcctaatacgctgttggtcctccgcgtgccgccaaaacagcaccggcccgccgaggcatggactctacaagacccatgaaggtgtcctgtggtatctggcaccaagacattagcagtagaTCCTTCAAGTTCTGTAAGTTACGAGGTGAAGCCGCCgtagatcggacttgttggtccagcacatcccacagatgctcaatcggatgcAAAGCCATAagaggaatttggaggccagggcaacatcttgaactcttcatcatattcctcaaaccattcccgtacaatatgtgcagtgtggcaggatgcattatcctgctgaaagaggccactgccatcagtacctggtctgcaacgatgtttagataggtggcacgtgtcaaattgacatccacccagggtttcccagcagaacattgcccagagcatcacactccctccaacggcatgtcatcttcccacagtgcatcctggtgccatcacttccccaggtaaatgctgcacacgtacacggccgtccatgtgatgtaaaagaaaatgggactcatcggaccaagcgaccttcttccactgctccaaggtccagtttcaatgctcgcatgcccattgtaggcactttcgatggtggacaggggtcatcatgggcactctgaccggtctctGGCTAcgtagccccatacgcagcagggtgcgatacaCTGTGTAttatgacacattcctcctgtaaccatcattagcattttctgtgacttgtgccacagtaaaccttctgtcagtttggaccagacgggatagccttcattgtcCTCGTGcttcgatgagccttgggcactcaacaccctgtcgccggtttgtccctcctcagacagCTGTCAGtagatactcaccactgctgaccgggaagCACCCCACAGATGCTCTGATCCAGtggtctggccataacaatttggcccttgtcaaagtcgctctggtctttactcctgcattcaacactttgactacgagaactgattgttcacttaccctctaatctacccagaccttgacatgtggccttgttaggagattattaacgttatttgcttcacctttgagtggtcataatgttttgctgCATAGGTGTATTTATAtatgctctggaaaaaattaagagaccactgcaaaattatcagtttctctggatttactatttataggtatgtgttggagtaaaatgaacatttttgttttattctttaaagtactggcaaaatttctcccaaatttcaaataaaaatattgtcatttagagcatttatttgcagaaaatgacaactggtcaaaataaccttgaataatgcaaagaaaacaagttcatattcatttttaaacaacacaatcctAATGTTTTAagttaggaagagttcagaaaccctgattttcagtcacagctttcatgcgtcttggcatgctctctaccagtctttcacattgctgttgggtgaatttatgccactcctggcgcaaaaattcaagcagctcggcttcgtttgatggcttgtggccatccatcttcctcttgaccaCATTCCAGAGGTTACATATCctaaacatatatatttatatacagtatatatatacacacacacttacacagtactgtgcaaaggttttaggtgcttgtgaaaaatgttgcatagtgaggatgtcttcaaaaataatgacataaatagttttcatttatcacttaatgtcatacaagtccagtaaacataaaaaaagctaaatcaatattcagtgtgaccacctttacctttaaaacagccccaattctcctaggtacacctggacacagtttttcttggttgttggcagataggatgttccaagcttcttggagaattcgccacagttcttctgtctatttagtctgtctcaattgcttctgtctctttatgtaatctcagactgacatcgatgttcagtgggggttttgtggggaccatgccatttgttgcagggctccctgttcttctattcaattctatttgcaaaagaaatgtttgggagtctaaaatgtatattttctactgacacactaaagctgaaaatataaataaccatct
This portion of the Myxocyprinus asiaticus isolate MX2 ecotype Aquarium Trade chromosome 14, UBuf_Myxa_2, whole genome shotgun sequence genome encodes:
- the LOC127451875 gene encoding cytosolic Fe-S cluster assembly factor narfl-like isoform X5; the protein is MRNYIVCYVIIRKNVRYILDGLRQVSSSEQKVVVVSVSPQSRASLAAHYGLSSSEVALRLTSFLKNLGVHHVFETGFSRSFSLLESQREFLERFNRKDVDKKALPMLASACPGWICYAEKTHGEFILPYISTTRSPQQMMGSLVKGYFAAQKGVSPQNIYHVTVMPCYDKKLEASRPDFYLSKYETREVDCVITSGEVLKMLEEQNVFLRDVEPAPLDSMFSNVCGEELLSHAGSGSGGYLHHICKHAAKQLFGVEIEELTYKTMKNKDFQEVTLEKDGTVLLQFAAVYGFRNIQNLVQKLKRGKSPYHFVEVMACPSGCLNGGGQLKPSSEQSKKELLQQVEELYGAERTSTPEEDTRVAELYHSWLESVGEEKARLLLHTQYHAVEKNTSGLSIKW
- the LOC127451875 gene encoding cytosolic Fe-S cluster assembly factor narfl-like isoform X4, which codes for MRNYIVCYVIIRKNVRYILDGLRQQVSSSEQKVVVVSVSPQSRASLAAHYGLSSSEVALRLTSFLKNLGVHHVFETGFSRSFSLLESQREFLERFNRKDVDKKALPMLASACPGWICYAEKTHGEFILPYISTTRSPQQMMGSLVKGYFAAQKGVSPQNIYHVTVMPCYDKKLEASRPDFYLSKYETREVDCVITSGEVLKMLEEQNVFLRDVEPAPLDSMFSNVCGEELLSHAGSGSGGYLHHICKHAAKQLFGVEIEELTYKTMKNKDFQEVTLEKDGTVLLQFAAVYGFRNIQNLVQKLKRGKSPYHFVEVMACPSGCLNGGGQLKPSSEQSKKELLQQVEELYGAERTSTPEEDTRVAELYHSWLESVGEEKARLLLHTQYHAVEKNTSGLSIKW
- the LOC127451875 gene encoding cytosolic Fe-S cluster assembly factor narfl-like isoform X3 produces the protein MASHFSGVLQLTDLDDFITPSQECVKPVKVEKKQGRSVAKIQIEDDGSYFQVQQDGQRQKLEKAKITLNDCLACSGCITSAESVLITQQSHEELYRVLRHNKQQVSSSEQKVVVVSVSPQSRASLAAHYGLSSSEVALRLTSFLKNLGVHHVFETGFSRSFSLLESQREFLERFNRKDVDKKALPMLASACPGWICYAEKTHGEFILPYISTTRSPQQMMGSLVKGYFAAQKGVSPQNIYHVTVMPCYDKKLEASRPDFYLSKYETREVDCVITSGEVLKMLEEQNVFLRDVEPAPLDSINKDFQEVTLEKDGTVLLQFAAVYGFRNIQNLVQKLKRGKSPYHFVEVMACPSGCLNGGGQLKPSSEQSKKELLQQVEELYGAERTSTPEEDTRVAELYHSWLESVGEEKARLLLHTQYHAVEKNTSGLSIKW
- the LOC127451875 gene encoding cytosolic Fe-S cluster assembly factor narfl-like isoform X2; amino-acid sequence: MASHFSGVLQLTDLDDFITPSQECVKPVKVEKKQGRSVAKIQIEDDGSYFQVQQDGQRQKLEKAKITLNDCLACSGCITSAESVLITQQSHEELYRVLRHNKQVSSSEQKVVVVSVSPQSRASLAAHYGLSSSEVALRLTSFLKNLGVHHVFETGFSRSFSLLESQREFLERFNRKDVDKKALPMLASACPGWICYAEKTHGEFILPYISTTRSPQQMMGSLVKGYFAAQKGVSPQNIYHVTVMPCYDKKLEASRPDFYLSKYETREVDCVITSGEVLKMLEEQNVFLRDVEPAPLDSMFSNVCGEELLSHAGSGSGGYLHHICKHAAKQLFGVEIEELTYKTMKNKDFQEVTLEKDGTVLLQFAAVYGFRNIQNLVQKLKRGKSPYHFVEVMACPSGCLNGGGQLKPSSEQSKKELLQQVEELYGAERTSTPEEDTRVAELYHSWLESVGEEKARLLLHTQYHAVEKNTSGLSIKW
- the LOC127451875 gene encoding cytosolic Fe-S cluster assembly factor narfl-like isoform X1, coding for MASHFSGVLQLTDLDDFITPSQECVKPVKVEKKQGRSVAKIQIEDDGSYFQVQQDGQRQKLEKAKITLNDCLACSGCITSAESVLITQQSHEELYRVLRHNKQQVSSSEQKVVVVSVSPQSRASLAAHYGLSSSEVALRLTSFLKNLGVHHVFETGFSRSFSLLESQREFLERFNRKDVDKKALPMLASACPGWICYAEKTHGEFILPYISTTRSPQQMMGSLVKGYFAAQKGVSPQNIYHVTVMPCYDKKLEASRPDFYLSKYETREVDCVITSGEVLKMLEEQNVFLRDVEPAPLDSMFSNVCGEELLSHAGSGSGGYLHHICKHAAKQLFGVEIEELTYKTMKNKDFQEVTLEKDGTVLLQFAAVYGFRNIQNLVQKLKRGKSPYHFVEVMACPSGCLNGGGQLKPSSEQSKKELLQQVEELYGAERTSTPEEDTRVAELYHSWLESVGEEKARLLLHTQYHAVEKNTSGLSIKW